The Raphanus sativus cultivar WK10039 chromosome 2, ASM80110v3, whole genome shotgun sequence genome includes a region encoding these proteins:
- the LOC108822384 gene encoding NAD(P)H dehydrogenase (quinone) FQR1, which translates to MATKVYIVYYSMYGHVEKLAEEIRKGAASVEGVEAKLWQVPETLPEEALSKMSAPPKSESPIITPNDLTEADGFVFGFPTRFGMMAAQFKAFLDATGGLWRTQSLAGKPAGIFYSTGSQGGGQETTALTAITQLVHHGMIFVPIGYTFGAGMFEMENVKGGSPYGAGTFAGDGSRQPTELELAQAFHQGKYIATITKKLKGSSSA; encoded by the exons ATGGCGACCAAAGTGTATATCGT GTACTACTCAATGTATGGTCATGTGGAGAAATTAGCTGAAGAGATAAGGAAAGGAGCTGCTTCTGTTGAAGGTGTTGAAGCCAAGCTATGGCAG GTACCAGAGACGCTTCCAGAAGAAGCACTCTCTAAGATGAGCGCACCACCAAAGAGCGAATCACCAATCATCACACCAAACGACCTCACCGAAGCTGACGGCTTCGTCTTTGGGTTCCCGACGAGGTTCGGCATGATGGCTGCCCAGTTCAAAGCCTTCTTGGACGCAACCGGTGGACTCTGGAGGACTCAGTCACTCGCTGGTAAACCAGCTGGTATCTTCTACAGCACTGGCTCTCAAGGCGGTGGCCAAGAAACCACCGC ATTGACGGCGATCACTCAGCTGGTCCACCACGGGATGATATTTGTCCCCATCGGTTACACATTTGGTGCTGGGATGTTCGAGATGGAGAATGTGAAAGGTGGTAGCCCCTATGGAGCTGGAACATTCGCTGGAGATGGTTCAAGGCAGCCAACTGAGCTTGAGCTAGCCCAAGCGTTTCACCAAGGCAAGTACATTGCAACCATCACCAAGAAGCTCAAGGGATCTTCTTCTGCTTAG
- the LOC108841888 gene encoding uncharacterized protein LOC108841888, translating into MEKLKCELCDGVAWMFCESDQASLCWDCDGYVHGANFLVAKHARCLLCSVCQSPTPWKASGLRLCPTVSNCEPCLARKNSNGRNGYGEDDGAESYDEDEEEEEEESDDEEDEEEEEGENQVVPWDAAAAVQEPPVMSSWCSVSSGGEERFSLVEKRTRQDSDLNSSHDESNESRPLKRLARDETWPRSTAMMKSTLKIKRL; encoded by the exons ATGGAGAAGTTGAAGTGTGAGCTATGCGACGGTGTGGCGTGGATGTTCTGTGAATCAGACCAGGCGAGTTTATGCTGGGACTGCGATGGTTACGTTCACGGAGCTAACTTTCTGGTGGCTAAACACGCGCGCTGCCTTCTTTGTAGCGTTTGCCAGTCTCCTACGCCTTGGAAAGCTTCGGGTCTTCGACTATGCCCAACAGTTTCCAACTGCGAGCCTTGCCTTGCTCGTAAGAATAGTAACGGCAGAAATGGTTACGGAGAAGACGACGGCGCAGAATCTTAtgatgaggatgaggaggaagaagaagaagaaagtgatgatgaggaagacgaagaagaagaagaaggggagAATCAGGTGGTGCCGTGGGATGCGGCTGCGGCGGTGCAAGAACCTCCAGTGATGAGTTCTTGGTGTTCCGTTAGCAGCGGAGGAGAGGAACGTTTCAGTTTGGTAGAGAAAAGGACGCGACAAGATTCAGATCTTAACTCCTCCCAT GATGAATCAAACGAGTCACGACCGTTGAAACGGCTAGCGAGAGATGAAACCTGGCCAAGATCAACGGCTATGATGAAATCAACCTTAAAAATCAAACGACTGTGA
- the LOC108839769 gene encoding calcium-binding protein PBP1 produces MASPKSSTRPTQQNQEPTFHDFFPAMAGKLGGEGLIDELCKGFELLVDRERGVITFESLRRNASAVLGLGDLTDDDVKCMINEGDFDRDGALNQMEFCVLMFRLSPELMEASRCVVTEAIEEEFGDRRHRR; encoded by the coding sequence atggcgtctcctaaatcctcaacaagACCCACCCAGCAAAACCAAGAACCCACTTTCCACGACTTCTTCCCGGCGATGGCAGGAAAACTCGGAGGAGAAGGTCTCATCGACGAGCTCTGCAAAGGGTTCGAGCTACTCGTGGACAGAGAGAGAGGTGTCATCACTTTCGAGAGCTTGCGGCGAAACGCATCGGCGGTTCTTGGGCTCGGTGACTTGACGGACGACGATGTGAAGTGTATGATCAACGAAGGGGATTTCGATCGAGACGGTGCGTTGAATCAGATGGAGTTTTGCGTGCTCATGTTTAGGCTTAGCCCTGAGTTGATGGAGGCGTCACGGTGTGTTGTCACTGAAGCGATAGAGGAGGAGTTTGGTGATCGAAGGCACAGGCGTTGA
- the LOC108838078 gene encoding kelch repeat-containing protein At1g19460, translated as MKVISHIPDEEPNGGDPNKKPQEVVEKKQEDDVKRGNLLESLPDDVTELCVARVSKYNYPELSSTSTAFRRLIASPKLYITRSQLALVQRFLYVLISFPPRKLPEWYILYPSPDNASLQLRRISSLPTMPFGAAVVTTATEIYVIGGCDDGERNTRDLILIDCATHKCDRSLPRMKVARRGAAAGIVDGKIYVIGGCEKRYSDWFEVFDLRTKVWSGELVGTITAEVDLEFLSDAVMDGERIYTLDRKQRIHAFNPKTFVWTSWLDGSPLSSLWKKSSCVVDGMLYSIDPACTFYHPLVVFNPEGERCWRPVDLGASQTLMPPVLYYEQSKMANVGGKLMLLASSHCWSSTCDEEKLIWFFMIALERRQGGVIRGTVESATIVFRTMESPPSIELCRSITM; from the exons ATGAAGGTTATCTCTCACATTCCCGACGAAGAACCAAACGGCGGCGATCCAAACAAGAAACCACAAGAAGTAGTCGAGAAGAAACAAGAAGACGACGTTAAGCGAGGGAACTTGTTGGAATCACTACCTGACGACGTCACGGAACTCTGCGTCGCACGAGTCTCCAAATATAACTACCCGGAGTTATCGTCAACCTCCACCGCCTTCCGTCGTCTCATCGCTTCGCCGAAGCTCTACATCACGCGCTCCCAGCTCGCCCTCGTCCAACGCTTTCTTTACGTCTTGATCAGCTTCCCACCTCGCAAACTCCCAGAGTGGTACATTCTCTATCCATCACCCGACAACGCTTCTCTACAGTTGCGCAGGATCAGCTCCCTCCCTACCATGCCTTTTGGAGCCGCCGTGGTCACCACGGCAACGGAGATATACGTGATCGGCGGATGCGACGACGGCGAAAGAAACACTCGGGACTTGATCCTCATCGACTGCGCAACTCACAAGTGCGATCGCTCCCTCCCGAGGATGAAGGTGGCTCGCCGCGGGGCAGCCGCGGGGATAGTCGACGGAAAGATTTACGTGATCGGAGGCTGCGAGAAGAGATATTCCGATTGGTTCGAAGTGTTCGACCTAAGGACGAAGGTCTGGTCCGGTGAATTGGTGGGGACGATCACAGCCGAAGTGGATTTGGAGTTCTTGTCAGATGCAGTGATGGACGGGGAGAGGATTTACACTCTGGATCGTAAGCAGCGCATTCACGCGTTTAATCCCAAAACTTTTGTGTGGACATCATGGTTGGATGGGTCTCCTTTGAGTTCTTTATGGAAAAAGTCCTCTTGTGTGGTTGACGGCATGTTGTACTCAATTGATCCTGCGTGTACCTTTTATCATCCACTAGTGGTGTTTAATCCGGAGGGGGAACGGTGTTGGAGACCCGTGGATTTAGGGGCAAGTCAAACCCTTATGCCTCCTGTGCTCTATTATGAGCAGTCTAAAATGGCCAATGTTGGTGGGAAGTTGATGCTTTTGGCCTCTAGTCACTGCTGGTCATCGACTTGTGACGAGGAAAAACTAATCTGGTTTTTTATGATCGCTTTGGAAAGACGTCAGGGAGGTGTGATTCGTGGGACCGTCGAATCAGCTACTATTGTGTTTAGAACCATGGAGTCGCCACCTTCCATTGAGCTTTGTCGATCTATTACCAT GTGA